The following is a genomic window from Candidatus Alcyoniella australis.
GCGGCCAGCCGATGGCGATCCAGATCCGCTCGATCAGCAGCAGCGCCAGCGCGGCGAGTATCGGCAGACCGAAGCCGTAGAGCCTTCCACGCCGCACGTGCAGCGCCGCCGTGATCGGACCCAGCCCGATCAGGCAGAACCACAGCACGAACAGCGCAATCGCCATCCGTTGCGGCTCGAATGCGGCCTGGGCCTCGATCGTCCTTACTCCCCGTCAGTCTCAGACGTGCTTGGACGCGGCGGGCAGCAACGCCAGGTAGCGCGCGCGTTTGATCGCCAGCGACATTTTGCGTTGGTCCTTGGCGCAGTTGCCCGAGATACGGCGCGGAATGATCTTGCCCCGCTCGGTAATGAAGTAGCTCAGCGTCTTTACGTCTTTATAGTCGATCACCAGGGTGGTGTCAGCGCAGAAGCGGCAAACGCGGCGTCGGCCGAACGTGCGGCGTTTGCGGCCCTTCGTTGTCGGCTTCCTTTTGAAATTTCTTGCGGCCATTTTATATCCTCCAGGCGCCGGGTGCGGCGCTGTTGATCAGAACGGGATGTCGTCGTCGGGCAGCGGCTCGTCCACCGGCGGTTCGGGATGGGCCTGACGGCCTCCTCCTCCTCCGCCGCCCTGGGCCTCCTGATCGCGCGGACCGCCCAGGAAATGGACGCGGTCGGCCACGATCTCGACCTTGCTGCGGTTCTGGCCGTCGGGGTTTTGCCAGCGGCTTTGCTGCAAACGGCCCTCGACCAAAATCGGGCGGCCCTTGCTCAGGTACTCCGCGCTGGTCTCGCCCGTGCGACCCCAGGCGACGATATCGAAAAAACTCGTCTCCTCTTTGAGATCCTCACCCTGGCGGTAACTGCGGTTGGCGGCTATCGCCATCTTACACACGGCAGTGCCCGATGGCGTGTAGCGCAGTTCCGGATCGCGGGTCAGGTTGCCGGAGACAAACACTCGATTAATGGTAACAGCCATCGATCAATCCTCCTCGGATTTCGACCCCTCTTTGCTGTCTTGCTTATCGTCGTCGTCATCGTTTTTCTTGCCGTCGGCGTCGTCTTTCTTGCCGTCGTCATCGTCTTTCTTGCCGTCGTCATCGTTTTTCTTGCCGTCGGCGTCGTCTTTCTTGCCGTCGTCGTCGTCTTTCTTGTCGTCGTCATCGTTTTTCTTGCCGTCGTCATCGTCTTTCTTGCCGTCTTTGTCTTTGTCGTCTTTGTCGTCGTCATCGCGGGAGCTACGAAGCGGCTTCTCTTCGGACGCCTCTTCCGCATCGCGGTAGGGATTCTCGTCGCTGACCTGCTCGCCGCGCTCCTCTGCTTCCTTGCGCTCGGCCTCGCGCTTCTTGCGCTTCTCTTCCTCGCGCACGCGGATCGCATCGAAGTCCATGCGGTCGTCGAGCTTGATCGTCAGGAACCGCAGCACGTTCTGATGAATTTTGAGGTTACGCTCGATCTCGTGGATGTGATCGGGCTGCGCCTCGAACAAGAAGTTGACGTACAGGCCTCGACTGAAGCCCTCGATCTCGTATCCCAGGCGTTTCTTGCCCCAGACGTCGACCTTAACCACTTCGCCCTTCTGATTCACGATGTCGCGGAAGCGGTCGATGATCTGGTCGTTGACTTCCGGGGGAAGATCGGACTTGAGAATAAAGGTGAGCTCGTACTTTCGCAGCATTGAGTCTCCTTTCGGGTTTGCTCTCGGAATTGAGTATGAGAGCAAGGAGTTGTCGCCAGCGGTCGCCGACAGGGGACGACCTATTTCCTTCGCAGGGGGCGGATAAGACCACAGCGGGCCGTAAAAAGCAAGCCCGAATCAGAGGGTTTGGAGCAGCTGGGCCACTGTCTTTTGCAGCAGCGGGTGACGCCAGTGCGCAGCGATGGAGCAAAGCGGCTCGAGCACGAAGCGCCGCAAGTGCATCCGCGGATGGGGCACGATCAGGCGCGGATCGTCAAGCGTCAGCTCGTCGTAAAGCAGCAGGTCCAGGTCCAGGGTGCGCGGCGCGTTGGCAGCGCCGCGTTGCCGTCCGCGCTCGCGTTCGATGGCGAGCAGCCGCTCGAGCAGTTCCAGGGGATCCAGCGCTGTTTCGACAATTGCCGCGGCGTTTTGAAACAACGGTTGATCCGCGTTGCCCTCGGGCTGGGTCTCGATAAATTCCGAGGCCGCGATCAGCCGCAGACCGTCGGCGTCGAGGCGTTCGCAGGCATAAACCAGGTGTGCGCGGCGCTGGCCCAGGTTGGAGCCCAGCCCGATCGCCGCCGCGTGCAGCGTCAAAGCTTGAACTTCCCCAGCCGCTCCATGGCCTCGGACAGCCGCTCCTCGCCCACGGTCAGCGCGATGCGGCAATAGCCCTCACCCGCCGCGCCGAAGCCGACCCCCGGCGTGACCAGCACTCCGGTCTCGCGCAGCAGGCGCGAGGCGAACTCGGCCGATCCCACCGCCTCGGGGCAGGAGAACCAGACGTAGAACGTGGCTTGCGGCTCCAGCGACCACAGCCCGATCTCGCGCAGTCCGGCCAGCACCAAATTGCGGCGCGCGGCGTAGACCGCGTTGTGTTGCTCGACCCAACTAAAGTCGCTTTGCAGGGCGCAGATCGCCGCGTACTGCACCGCGTTGAACGCGCCGGAGTCGGCGTTGGTCTTGACCGCGGCCAGGGCCGCGATCAGCTCGGGGTTGCCCGCGGCAAAACCGATGCGCCAGCCGGTCATGGAAAACGGTTTGGATAGCGAGTGGAACTCGATGCCCACGTCCAACGCTCCTGCGGCCTGCAGAAAGCTCGGCGGCCGATACCCGTCGAACCCCATCTCGACGTAGGCCGCGTCGGCCGCCACGGCGATCGAATGTTCGCCGGCAAAGCGCGCCGCGTCAGCGTAGAACTCGAGGTCCACAGTCGCGCCGGTGGGGTTGTTCGGATAGTTGAGAAACATCAGCTTGCAGCGATCGAGCGATCCGGAGTCGATGGCCGCCAGGTCGGGCTTGAATCCGTTTTCGCGCAGCAGCGGCATGGACAGCGGGCGGCCGCCGGCGAGCAGCGTGGCCGCGCGGTAGACCGGGTAGGCCGGGTCCGGGACCAGGGCCGCGTCGCCTTGGTCGAGCAGGCCGATCGGCAGATGGAAGATCCCCTCCTTGCTGCCGACCAAGGCGCAGATCTGAGTCGCCGGGTCCAGCTCCAGGTCGAAGCGCCGCCGCAGGTAGGCGGCCGCGGCCTCGCGCAGGCTCATCATCCCGCGGTAGCTGGGGTAGCGGTGGGTGCTCTTGTCGTGGGCCGCGCGGCACAGTTCCTCGACGATCGGCTCGGGGGTCGGCAGGTCCGGATCGCCCACTCCCAGATCGATTACGTCGACGCCCGCGGCGAGCACCTCGCTACGTTGGCGGTCGAGGTCGGCGAACAGGTAGGGCGGCAGCTTGCCGATGCGCTCGCTGGGTTTAATCTTCATGTTGTTCCTCTTGGCGCTGGATCACCGGGTTGACCAACGATCCCACGCCCTGGATCCGCACCTCGACCACGTCGCCGGGACTCAGCGGACCGACGCCGCCGGCAGTGCCGGTGGAGATCACGTCGCCGGGTTCGAGGGTCATCACGTTGCTGATGTGCTCGATCAGGAAA
Proteins encoded in this region:
- the rpsF gene encoding 30S ribosomal protein S6 translates to MLRKYELTFILKSDLPPEVNDQIIDRFRDIVNQKGEVVKVDVWGKKRLGYEIEGFSRGLYVNFLFEAQPDHIHEIERNLKIHQNVLRFLTIKLDDRMDFDAIRVREEEKRKKREAERKEAEERGEQVSDENPYRDAEEASEEKPLRSSRDDDDKDDKDKDGKKDDDDGKKNDDDDKKDDDDGKKDDADGKKNDDDGKKDDDDGKKDDADGKKNDDDDDKQDSKEGSKSEED
- the ssb gene encoding single-stranded DNA-binding protein — protein: MAVTINRVFVSGNLTRDPELRYTPSGTAVCKMAIAANRSYRQGEDLKEETSFFDIVAWGRTGETSAEYLSKGRPILVEGRLQQSRWQNPDGQNRSKVEIVADRVHFLGGPRDQEAQGGGGGGGRQAHPEPPVDEPLPDDDIPF
- the folK gene encoding 2-amino-4-hydroxy-6-hydroxymethyldihydropteridine diphosphokinase — protein: MTLHAAAIGLGSNLGQRRAHLVYACERLDADGLRLIAASEFIETQPEGNADQPLFQNAAAIVETALDPLELLERLLAIERERGRQRGAANAPRTLDLDLLLYDELTLDDPRLIVPHPRMHLRRFVLEPLCSIAAHWRHPLLQKTVAQLLQTL
- a CDS encoding LL-diaminopimelate aminotransferase, translated to MKIKPSERIGKLPPYLFADLDRQRSEVLAAGVDVIDLGVGDPDLPTPEPIVEELCRAAHDKSTHRYPSYRGMMSLREAAAAYLRRRFDLELDPATQICALVGSKEGIFHLPIGLLDQGDAALVPDPAYPVYRAATLLAGGRPLSMPLLRENGFKPDLAAIDSGSLDRCKLMFLNYPNNPTGATVDLEFYADAARFAGEHSIAVAADAAYVEMGFDGYRPPSFLQAAGALDVGIEFHSLSKPFSMTGWRIGFAAGNPELIAALAAVKTNADSGAFNAVQYAAICALQSDFSWVEQHNAVYAARRNLVLAGLREIGLWSLEPQATFYVWFSCPEAVGSAEFASRLLRETGVLVTPGVGFGAAGEGYCRIALTVGEERLSEAMERLGKFKL
- the rpsR gene encoding 30S ribosomal protein S18, whose amino-acid sequence is MAARNFKRKPTTKGRKRRTFGRRRVCRFCADTTLVIDYKDVKTLSYFITERGKIIPRRISGNCAKDQRKMSLAIKRARYLALLPAASKHV